A genomic stretch from Empedobacter stercoris includes:
- the rpsG gene encoding 30S ribosomal protein S7 gives MRKTRAKKRPLLPDPKFNDQLVTRFVNNLMYDGKKSVAFKIFYDALEIVDSRKEDAEKTSLDIWKEALSNVMPHVEVRSRRVGGATFQIPMEIRPDRKISTAMKWLIKYSRNRNEKSMAQKLAGEIIAAAKEEGSAVKKRQDTHKMAEANKAFSHFRF, from the coding sequence ATGAGAAAGACAAGAGCTAAAAAAAGACCTTTACTTCCAGATCCTAAATTTAATGATCAGTTAGTAACTCGTTTCGTAAACAACTTAATGTACGACGGAAAAAAATCTGTAGCATTCAAAATCTTTTATGATGCGTTAGAAATCGTAGATTCTCGCAAAGAAGATGCTGAAAAAACTTCATTAGACATTTGGAAAGAAGCATTATCTAATGTAATGCCTCACGTAGAAGTACGTTCTCGCCGTGTAGGTGGAGCTACATTCCAAATTCCAATGGAAATTCGCCCAGATCGTAAAATTTCAACAGCAATGAAATGGTTAATCAAATATTCTCGTAACAGAAACGAGAAATCGATGGCTCAAAAATTAGCTGGAGAAATTATTGCAGCTGCTAAAGAAGAAGGTTCTGCCGTTAAAAAACGTCAAGATACTCACAAAATGGCAGAAGCAAATAAAGCATTCTCTCACTTTAGATTCTAA
- the rpsL gene encoding 30S ribosomal protein S12, translated as MPTIQQLVRKGRKKLTKKSKSAALESCPQRRGVCTRVYTTTPKKPNSAMRKVARVRLTNGKEVNAYIGGEGHNLQEHSIVLVRGGRVKDLPGVRYHIVRGALDTAGVNGRTQRRSKYGAKRPKDAKK; from the coding sequence ATGCCAACAATTCAACAATTAGTTAGAAAAGGTAGAAAAAAACTAACCAAGAAGAGTAAATCGGCTGCATTGGAATCATGTCCACAACGCCGCGGTGTTTGTACACGTGTTTACACTACAACTCCTAAAAAACCTAACTCAGCAATGCGTAAAGTTGCTCGTGTTAGATTAACAAACGGGAAAGAAGTTAACGCGTACATCGGTGGTGAAGGTCATAATCTTCAAGAGCACTCGATAGTATTGGTTAGAGGTGGTAGAGTTAAAGATTTACCAGGTGTGCGTTACCACATTGTACGTGGAGCGTTAGATACTGCGGGAGTAAACGGACGTACTCAACGTAGAAGTAAGTATGGAGCGAAACGTCCTAAAGATGCTAAAAAATAA
- a CDS encoding inorganic phosphate transporter, protein MELIFIIILVTVVLLAILDIMVGVSNDAVNFLNSAIGSKAASFRTIMIIASFGLLIGAVFSSGMMEIARSGIFTPSMFTFYDVMIIFLAVMIADVILLDLFNYIGFPTSTTVSIIFELLGAATCLALIKVITNDDSFITILNYINTEKASEIVFSIILSVFLSFLLGSIIQYITRLIFTFNSEARIKKYGGIFGGIAITAISFFLLIKGAKNLTFLSGDIKSWISANQILLIGINFVLWTIVSQTLIYFKVNILRIIILIGTFALALAFAGNDLVNFIGVPIAAIQSYDIFTASGVTDPTGFMMGDLANNDIVAPSYYLVIAGLIMIVTLWTSKKARNVIETELNLSKQSDGEEKFKPNFLSRGIVRAVIILGGLIDKILPKSLQLKVDKRFENPKKNLSIKDQTTDEEAFDMIRASINLIVASILISIGTSMKLPLSTTYVTFMVAMGSSFADRAWDRDSAVFRVAGVFNVIGGWFLTGISAFTMAAIVAVIMFFGQAYGIIGMILLLGFILFKSNQSYKKKKKEKEEIIISFTEEDIDSIQKIFTKNKKQISKALSKSAYSFELSIRGIEFENLTHAAENKKKIKKLISSIEELKSNFYRILRDMDRENINSCKVFVQSFGYLQNITTSINFINTSIHTYIYNNHRKLNEEQLIDLKSINIEYKKLLNYTSKSFANNNLNELESFDKLRQSIDNKISIALNNQIERIQQENVSQKSSTLYFTILTEVEYTVDRIEKLVRLYIDIDKQIND, encoded by the coding sequence ATGGAACTCATATTTATCATTATCCTTGTCACAGTCGTTCTATTAGCCATTTTAGACATTATGGTAGGAGTTAGTAATGATGCTGTTAATTTTTTAAATTCAGCGATAGGATCTAAAGCTGCAAGTTTTAGAACAATTATGATAATCGCATCATTCGGTTTACTGATTGGTGCAGTTTTTTCAAGTGGAATGATGGAAATTGCCCGAAGTGGAATTTTCACCCCCTCCATGTTTACATTTTACGATGTAATGATTATTTTCTTAGCAGTGATGATTGCCGATGTTATTCTTTTAGATTTATTTAACTACATTGGTTTTCCTACTTCAACAACCGTTTCTATTATCTTCGAATTATTAGGCGCTGCAACCTGCTTAGCTTTAATAAAAGTTATTACAAATGACGACTCATTCATTACAATACTTAATTATATCAATACAGAAAAAGCATCTGAAATTGTTTTTAGCATTATACTTTCTGTCTTTTTATCTTTTTTATTAGGTTCGATTATACAATACATCACACGTTTAATCTTTACATTCAACTCAGAAGCTCGCATCAAAAAATATGGAGGAATTTTTGGAGGAATTGCAATTACAGCAATTTCATTTTTCTTATTAATCAAAGGAGCTAAAAACTTAACCTTCTTAAGTGGAGATATTAAAAGTTGGATTTCAGCTAATCAAATTTTATTAATCGGAATTAATTTTGTTTTATGGACAATTGTTTCACAAACTTTAATCTACTTTAAAGTCAATATTTTACGAATCATTATCCTCATCGGGACATTCGCATTAGCTTTAGCTTTTGCTGGAAATGATTTGGTTAACTTTATTGGTGTACCAATTGCCGCTATTCAGTCTTACGATATTTTCACAGCCTCTGGCGTTACAGATCCAACAGGATTTATGATGGGAGATTTAGCAAATAATGATATTGTTGCTCCGTCCTACTATTTAGTAATTGCAGGTCTTATCATGATTGTAACACTTTGGACATCGAAGAAAGCACGAAATGTAATTGAAACAGAACTTAATTTAAGTAAACAAAGCGACGGAGAAGAAAAATTTAAACCCAACTTCTTATCACGTGGAATTGTTCGAGCTGTAATTATATTAGGAGGTTTGATTGATAAAATTTTACCTAAATCATTGCAATTAAAAGTAGACAAACGTTTCGAAAATCCGAAAAAAAATCTTTCTATCAAAGATCAAACAACTGATGAAGAAGCTTTTGATATGATTCGTGCTTCAATCAATTTAATTGTCGCTTCAATCTTAATTTCGATCGGAACATCGATGAAGTTACCTTTATCTACAACTTACGTTACTTTTATGGTTGCAATGGGTTCATCATTTGCAGACCGTGCATGGGATAGAGATAGTGCTGTTTTCCGTGTAGCAGGAGTATTCAACGTTATTGGAGGATGGTTTTTAACTGGAATTTCTGCATTCACAATGGCTGCTATTGTTGCCGTAATTATGTTCTTTGGACAAGCGTACGGTATTATCGGAATGATTTTGTTATTAGGATTTATCTTATTCAAATCAAATCAAAGCTACAAGAAAAAGAAGAAGGAAAAAGAGGAAATTATCATCAGTTTTACAGAAGAAGATATTGATTCTATTCAAAAAATCTTTACGAAAAACAAAAAACAGATCAGCAAAGCTTTATCAAAATCAGCATATAGTTTTGAATTAAGTATTCGCGGAATCGAATTTGAAAACCTAACGCACGCAGCAGAAAATAAAAAGAAAATCAAGAAATTAATCAGTTCTATCGAAGAATTAAAATCTAATTTCTATCGTATTTTGCGTGATATGGATAGAGAGAATATTAACTCGTGTAAAGTATTCGTGCAATCTTTTGGCTATTTACAAAATATCACGACGAGTATCAATTTTATCAACACATCCATTCATACCTATATCTATAACAATCATCGTAAGTTAAACGAAGAACAATTAATTGATTTAAAATCAATTAATATTGAGTACAAAAAATTATTAAATTATACTTCTAAGAGTTTTGCGAATAACAACTTGAATGAATTGGAATCATTTGATAAATTGCGCCAATCGATTGACAATAAAATTTCGATTGCATTGAATAATCAAATTGAACGTATACAGCAAGAAAATGTTAGTCAAAAAAGTTCGACATTATATTTTACTATCCTTACAGAAGTAGAATATACGGTTGACAGAATCGAAAAATTAGTTCGTTTATATATCGATATTGACAAACAAATTAATGACTAA
- a CDS encoding DUF47 domain-containing protein has product MSVNSFFKLFTPKDKVFYPLFEEASKSLIKLAELLHECVNAPIEEREDYIAQISKIESKIEYLTQKTNIELSKNFITPFDREDIYQLVKSIDYVADNLNGAANRINIYQVDKITKSIRKITAVNLEACQLIGEGIEQLKDLSNVNRIYEICERINKLENKSDRIFDKAVQEIFENETDVKNIIKYKEVLSSLESATDKCKSVANVLEAVAVKHS; this is encoded by the coding sequence ATGTCGGTAAACTCATTTTTCAAATTATTTACTCCAAAGGATAAGGTATTTTATCCTTTGTTTGAGGAGGCTTCAAAAAGTTTAATCAAATTAGCTGAGTTGTTACATGAATGTGTAAATGCTCCAATTGAGGAACGCGAAGATTACATTGCTCAAATATCTAAAATCGAAAGTAAAATTGAATATTTAACTCAAAAAACAAATATAGAGTTAAGCAAAAATTTTATTACTCCTTTTGACAGAGAAGATATTTACCAATTGGTAAAATCGATTGATTATGTTGCTGACAATTTGAATGGCGCAGCGAATCGCATCAATATTTATCAGGTTGATAAAATCACGAAGTCTATTCGTAAAATTACGGCTGTTAACTTAGAAGCTTGTCAATTAATCGGTGAAGGAATCGAACAGTTGAAAGATTTGAGCAACGTGAATCGTATTTATGAAATTTGTGAACGTATCAATAAGTTAGAAAACAAATCTGATCGTATTTTTGATAAAGCAGTACAAGAAATTTTCGAAAACGAAACAGATGTTAAAAACATCATCAAATACAAAGAGGTTTTATCTTCTTTAGAATCTGCTACAGATAAATGTAAGAGTGTTGCAAATGTATTAGAAGCAGTAGCAGTTAAACATTCGTAA
- a CDS encoding inorganic phosphate transporter: protein MTEFFTAFSSMLTSTPGILLITIIFLAFVFDYINGFHDAANSIATIVATKVLTPFQAVLWAAAFNFAAYFISVYWIGEFKIGNTIAKSVNENFITLEVILAGIIAAISWNLLTWKFGIPSSSSHTLIGGFIGAALAHAGGFSAGGEDVIVYKKVIPIICFIVLAPLIGMIIASILTILTLHICKKAKPARAEWWFKKLQLVSSALFSLGHGMNDAQKVMGIIGAAVIFYHMNVDFDPEYMQAEDKFQYFVAHWGWVPITSFIVIALGTMGGGWKIIKTMGSKITKVTPLEGVVAETSGAMTLYISEHFGIPVSTTHTITGSIIGVGLTKRVSAVRWGVTISLLWAWVLTIPVSALLAALIYYVVTLFI from the coding sequence ATGACTGAATTTTTCACAGCGTTTTCGAGCATGCTCACGTCTACGCCAGGAATCTTATTGATTACTATTATCTTCTTAGCATTTGTTTTTGATTATATTAATGGTTTTCATGACGCTGCAAATTCTATTGCGACAATTGTTGCAACTAAGGTTTTAACCCCTTTCCAAGCTGTTTTATGGGCTGCCGCATTTAACTTTGCTGCCTACTTTATTTCAGTATATTGGATTGGAGAATTTAAAATCGGTAATACGATTGCTAAATCAGTAAATGAGAACTTTATTACTTTAGAAGTTATTCTTGCTGGAATTATCGCTGCCATTTCATGGAATCTTTTGACTTGGAAATTCGGTATACCATCTTCTTCTTCTCATACATTGATTGGAGGATTTATTGGTGCTGCACTTGCGCACGCAGGAGGTTTTTCAGCAGGCGGAGAAGATGTGATTGTTTACAAAAAAGTAATTCCAATTATTTGCTTTATCGTTTTAGCACCTTTAATCGGTATGATTATCGCATCGATTTTAACCATTCTTACACTTCATATTTGTAAAAAAGCAAAACCCGCAAGAGCTGAATGGTGGTTCAAGAAATTACAATTAGTCTCTTCTGCCCTATTCTCTTTAGGACACGGTATGAATGATGCGCAAAAAGTAATGGGTATCATTGGAGCTGCAGTGATTTTTTACCATATGAATGTGGATTTTGATCCAGAATACATGCAAGCTGAAGATAAATTTCAGTATTTTGTTGCGCATTGGGGATGGGTTCCTATTACATCTTTTATCGTAATCGCTTTAGGTACGATGGGTGGAGGATGGAAAATCATCAAAACAATGGGATCTAAGATTACAAAAGTTACACCATTAGAAGGTGTAGTTGCTGAAACTTCTGGTGCAATGACACTTTACATTTCTGAACATTTCGGAATCCCAGTTTCTACAACACATACCATCACAGGATCTATCATTGGTGTTGGTTTAACAAAACGTGTTTCTGCAGTACGTTGGGGAGTAACAATTAGTTTACTTTGGGCATGGGTACTAACCATTCCAGTTTCAGCGCTATTAGCTGCATTAATTTACTACGTTGTCACATTATTTATATAA
- a CDS encoding inorganic phosphate transporter: MQLTVLFIIIGLAILFDFLNGFHDAANSIATVVTTKVLTPIQAVIWAAFFNFVAFFIAKYIIGEFGVADTIAKIIKEDVVVAFGSNPSVVVMAALSAAITWNILTWKLGIPSSSSHTLIGGLAGGALAATGFDFSAVNSTIILTIIAFIFVAPIIGLIAGNVIYIITLNLCRNAKPHKADAWFKKLQLLSSAMLSIGHGLNDSQKVMGVITFALLANQTAIANTDMNDWVLNDIFHWKDWFITSSSTDIHDWVPILCFSAIALGTLGGGMKILKTMGNKITKITPIEGFTAQTASAITLFFTEHIKMPVSTTHVITGSIIGVGMVKRVSAVRWGVTISLLWAWILTIPVSALIASGFYFLFTLFF; this comes from the coding sequence ATGCAACTAACTGTATTATTTATCATTATCGGCTTAGCCATTTTATTTGATTTCTTGAATGGTTTTCATGATGCCGCAAACTCTATTGCAACAGTCGTTACAACTAAAGTACTCACTCCAATTCAAGCAGTTATTTGGGCTGCATTTTTCAACTTTGTTGCCTTTTTCATAGCAAAATATATCATCGGAGAATTTGGAGTCGCAGATACAATCGCTAAAATTATTAAAGAAGATGTCGTTGTAGCATTTGGATCTAATCCATCTGTTGTCGTTATGGCCGCACTATCTGCTGCAATTACTTGGAATATTTTAACATGGAAATTAGGTATTCCTTCCTCTTCCTCGCATACGTTAATTGGAGGATTAGCTGGAGGTGCTTTAGCTGCAACTGGTTTCGATTTTTCGGCTGTTAACAGTACAATTATTTTAACCATAATTGCTTTCATCTTTGTTGCACCGATTATTGGTTTAATTGCCGGAAACGTAATTTACATTATCACACTTAATCTTTGTAGAAATGCTAAACCACATAAAGCTGATGCATGGTTCAAAAAATTGCAATTGCTTTCTTCTGCTATGCTAAGTATTGGTCATGGATTAAATGATTCGCAAAAAGTAATGGGAGTAATCACGTTCGCTTTACTTGCAAACCAAACTGCCATTGCAAATACTGATATGAATGACTGGGTTTTGAATGATATCTTTCATTGGAAAGATTGGTTCATCACTTCAAGTAGTACTGATATTCATGATTGGGTGCCAATTTTATGTTTCTCCGCAATCGCTTTAGGAACATTAGGAGGAGGAATGAAAATTCTTAAAACAATGGGTAACAAAATTACAAAAATAACCCCTATCGAAGGTTTTACTGCACAAACAGCTTCAGCAATTACATTATTCTTTACAGAACACATCAAAATGCCTGTATCAACAACACACGTCATCACAGGTTCTATCATTGGTGTTGGAATGGTAAAACGAGTTTCTGCTGTTCGTTGGGGTGTAACAATAAGTTTACTTTGGGCTTGGATTTTGACAATTCCTGTTTCTGCACTTATAGCTAGTGGTTTTTACTTCCTATTCACATTATTTTTCTAG
- a CDS encoding tetratricopeptide repeat protein — MDEDFFNNELIERFEQMLENREYKYYDSEDLVEIIEFYIEVNDSEYAKRALDFAEKMHPENIEIKIKKIEYLLLINELKRSAKLIQELKVIAANELDYLLVQARFWGMKNMSRKAIRFYEEALSIDDDETDFICNCIGNEFLNLDEVQSALIAFRKALKFNPENDYSFYSIIQCFEEIHNPEECIDFLKDFIDDNPYSEVAWLQLGLLYNHKKMFKEAINALDYVIAINPNSIVGHTNKAFSFEELGDYNKAIETLEETLEYDDSPALTHFKIGELYEKLKKPQKALKAYHIAIKEDPQLDKVWAKSAALYDKMGNLDEAEYYIQRAIELNDDNSEYYTNSTYYFLKQMKFEEALSSLVKLVELKPLVFNTWFAYVETLIAIGEHEQAIAVLLTGALKNFNRAEFFYQLSNVYYLIDEDRLGNEALRNALSMDITIKKMMFENYPILQDKINDIFENDD, encoded by the coding sequence ATGGACGAAGATTTTTTTAATAACGAACTGATTGAACGTTTTGAACAAATGCTTGAGAATCGTGAGTATAAATATTACGATTCGGAAGATTTGGTCGAAATAATTGAATTCTACATTGAAGTAAATGATAGCGAATATGCCAAACGTGCATTGGATTTTGCAGAGAAAATGCATCCTGAAAATATAGAAATCAAGATAAAGAAGATAGAATATCTACTTTTGATTAATGAGTTGAAACGTTCGGCGAAATTAATTCAAGAACTAAAAGTAATTGCGGCTAATGAATTGGATTATTTATTAGTACAAGCACGTTTTTGGGGAATGAAAAATATGTCTCGAAAAGCAATTCGTTTTTATGAAGAGGCGTTGTCGATAGATGATGATGAAACTGATTTTATTTGCAATTGTATCGGAAACGAATTTTTAAATTTAGATGAAGTTCAGTCAGCTTTAATCGCATTTAGAAAAGCTTTAAAATTTAATCCAGAAAATGACTATTCTTTTTATTCGATTATACAATGCTTCGAAGAAATTCATAATCCAGAAGAATGCATCGACTTTTTGAAAGATTTTATTGATGATAATCCTTATTCTGAAGTAGCTTGGTTGCAACTTGGGTTATTGTATAATCATAAAAAGATGTTTAAAGAAGCTATAAACGCATTAGATTATGTTATTGCAATTAACCCAAACTCTATAGTTGGTCATACGAATAAGGCGTTTTCTTTTGAAGAGTTAGGGGATTACAACAAAGCTATTGAAACGCTAGAAGAAACTTTAGAGTATGATGATTCTCCTGCGTTGACGCATTTTAAAATTGGGGAATTGTATGAAAAATTGAAAAAACCTCAAAAGGCATTAAAAGCTTATCATATTGCCATAAAAGAAGACCCGCAATTGGATAAAGTTTGGGCAAAATCTGCTGCATTGTATGATAAGATGGGAAATTTGGATGAGGCAGAGTATTATATTCAGCGTGCAATTGAGTTAAATGATGACAACTCTGAATATTATACCAATTCTACGTATTATTTCTTGAAACAAATGAAGTTTGAGGAAGCATTAAGTAGTTTAGTAAAATTGGTTGAATTGAAACCTTTGGTTTTTAATACTTGGTTTGCCTATGTAGAGACCTTAATTGCAATTGGCGAACATGAGCAAGCAATTGCAGTTTTGTTAACAGGGGCTTTGAAGAACTTTAACCGAGCCGAATTTTTTTATCAACTAAGTAATGTTTATTATTTGATAGATGAGGATAGACTTGGGAACGAAGCATTAAGAAATGCTTTGAGTATGGATATTACAATCAAAAAAATGATGTTTGAAAATTATCCGATTCTTCAAGATAAAATAAACGATATCTTTGAAAATGATGATTAA
- the glmM gene encoding phosphoglucosamine mutase — MSLIKSISGFRGTIGGKPGDNLTPIDAVKFAAAYGTWLKNQSTQSEYKVIVGRDARISGQMVSQLVCSTLQGLGINVVDLGLSTTPTVEVMVTHLHADGGIILTASHNPKEWNALKLLNAKGEFVSAEDGAQILAFADKDDYTFAEVDNLGSYETFDDAIDLHIEKILSLPLVDAEAIRNKNFKVAIDAVNSTGGIAIPKLLQRLGVIHYDMYCEPNGHFPHNPEPLKEHLGDICQKVVDEQADFGIVVDPDVDRLAIIDEKGEMFGEEYTLVAVADYVLSKTPSVTVSNLSSSRALRDVTEKYGQKYSPSAVGEVNVVVEMKNVEAKIGGEGNGGIIYPDLHYGRDSLVGIALFMTHLAERNIPVSELRASYPAYFMAKKKIELTPEINVDELLMKIQEVYKNEEINTVDGVKIDFPTEWVHLRKSNTEPIIRIYTESTSEENANKLADKMIESIKNII; from the coding sequence ATGTCTTTAATAAAATCAATTTCGGGTTTTCGTGGAACAATCGGAGGAAAGCCAGGAGATAACTTAACGCCCATTGATGCAGTAAAATTTGCTGCTGCTTACGGAACATGGTTAAAAAATCAATCAACTCAATCAGAGTATAAAGTGATTGTTGGCCGTGATGCTCGTATTTCAGGTCAAATGGTTTCTCAATTAGTTTGTTCTACTTTACAGGGATTGGGTATAAATGTGGTTGATTTAGGATTGTCTACTACCCCGACAGTCGAAGTAATGGTAACACATTTACACGCAGATGGAGGAATAATCTTAACAGCTTCTCATAATCCAAAAGAATGGAATGCTTTGAAATTGTTAAATGCCAAAGGTGAATTTGTTTCTGCTGAAGATGGTGCACAAATATTAGCTTTTGCTGATAAAGACGATTATACATTTGCAGAAGTCGATAATTTAGGATCTTACGAAACATTTGATGATGCAATTGACTTACATATCGAGAAAATTTTATCTTTACCTTTAGTTGACGCAGAAGCTATCCGTAACAAAAATTTTAAAGTTGCAATTGATGCAGTAAATTCGACTGGAGGAATAGCAATTCCCAAGTTGTTACAACGCTTAGGAGTGATTCATTACGATATGTATTGTGAACCAAACGGACATTTTCCACACAATCCAGAACCGTTAAAAGAACATTTAGGCGACATCTGTCAAAAGGTGGTTGATGAACAAGCTGATTTTGGAATTGTGGTTGATCCAGATGTAGATCGTTTGGCGATTATAGATGAAAAGGGTGAAATGTTTGGTGAAGAATATACATTGGTTGCAGTGGCAGATTATGTATTGTCCAAAACACCTTCAGTAACGGTTTCTAATTTATCTTCTTCTCGTGCTTTACGCGATGTGACGGAGAAATATGGTCAAAAATATTCGCCTTCAGCAGTTGGAGAAGTGAATGTTGTGGTGGAGATGAAAAATGTTGAAGCTAAAATTGGTGGAGAAGGTAACGGAGGAATTATTTATCCAGATTTACACTACGGACGCGACTCTTTAGTTGGTATCGCTTTATTCATGACACATTTAGCTGAACGAAATATTCCAGTTTCTGAATTGAGAGCATCTTATCCTGCTTATTTTATGGCAAAAAAGAAAATCGAATTAACTCCAGAAATTAACGTAGACGAATTGTTAATGAAGATTCAAGAAGTTTACAAAAATGAAGAAATCAACACTGTTGATGGTGTTAAAATAGATTTTCCAACCGAATGGGTACACTTAAGAAAATCGAATACAGAGCCAATTATTCGTATTTACACAGAAAGTACTTCAGAAGAAAATGCGAATAAATTAGCAGATAAAATGATCGAAAGTATCAAAAATATTATTTAA